Proteins encoded within one genomic window of Polypterus senegalus isolate Bchr_013 chromosome 6, ASM1683550v1, whole genome shotgun sequence:
- the LOC120531065 gene encoding natriuretic peptides A-like, which produces MWMKTAVIYTGVFLLLCYYVPATGNHLSSPYSNKDLSNLKVLLERYFENLGEEEPAENMAEYDVASQDLDNQASSPWDREKEKEGQWNMGDSRKPFDGYKSDSSRLRDLLLAPRNSRGTSGCFGSRIDRIGSSSSLGCGGMKKG; this is translated from the exons ATGTGGATGAAGACAGCAGTTATATACACAGGAGTTTTCCTATTGCTTTGCTATTATGTTCCAGCCACAGGAAACCACCTTTCCAGCCCTTACTCAAATAAAGATCTCTCCAACTTAAAG GTTCTTCTTGAGCGCTACTTTGAAAACCTGGGGGAAGAGGAACCAGCTGAGAATATGGCAGAATATGATGTTGCATCTCAGGATTTGGATAACCAAGCCAGCTCTCCATGGgacagggaaaaggaaaaagagggaCAGTGGAATATGGGAGACTCTAGGAAACCATTTGACGGGTACAAATCTGACAGCAGCCGACTCCGAGACCTCTTGCTAGCCCCGAGAAACAGCAGGGGCACTTCAGGGTGCTTTGGATCAAGAATCGATAGAATAGGTTCTTCAAGTTCCTTGGGATGTGGTGGCATGAAAAAAG gtTAG